TAGGCGAGTCGAGCAGACGTTCTATGGTAGCACTGCTCGCGTCCCTGGCACCCAAATCTCTAAGACGATTGCAGGCATTGGGCTGGCAGGTTGGGCATGGCTCGTAAACCATTCCTTCACCCAGTATATGTCCAACCTTTTTCATGTTTTGGCCATTACAATCCGGGCAGGGAAACTCGTTGTCTTGCATCGCACCTCCACATCTAGGAACAAAAGCGGCGGCCGAAGCCGCCCGTTTCAAGAGCCATATTATCACAAAACGCCGATACAATCTGTATCAGCGCTTAATGGTGACCCCACGGGGAGTCGAACCCCGGTTACCAGGATGAGAACCTGGCGTCCTAACCACTAGACGATGGGGCCGCAGCAGCGATTTGAACCAAGATACTATAGCAATTCCAGGAGCATTAGTCCAGATAGGCGTTTGCTTTTGCAACAGGTTAGGGCATAATAAAAACATAAGAGTTTTACTTCTTGCAGACACAGAGGCTTACAATCTTAACCACTCTGCAGGCGGCGGCGGGCGGCATAACGGCAATCTCAATAGCGGTTCTCTACCAAATCCGGCCCCAATTCCTGCAAGATTCACCTGCTAGTGTAGTAATAGCGGGGTTAGGTGCTGCGGCGCTTATTTACTACTTCAGCCTGCACCAGCTGCTTAAGCGAAAAGCGCAGGTGCTCTCGGCCATTATTATAAGCCTGATTTCGGCCCTAAATATTCTATTTATCACCGTAACCACCGGCGGGATAGATTCACCGTACTTTTCACTCTGGTTGTTGGCAATCGTAGTAGCCGGCTTTTTCGGCAGCGGGGCAACCTTACTAGCGCTAGGTGCAACACTCGCGTATTTCGGCTACGATTTTGCCCTGCACAATTTTAATGCCGAATATATAGTAGGCCATTTGGGTCCTCTTCTAATCATCTTGGCAACCGGAGCCATTGCCGAGTGGCTGCATATGGCTATGCGCGGGCACGCCTTGCAAAAAGAGCATTTAGGCACATTGAGCGGCAAGTTAACAGAGGCTGAGCTGAAATCAGAAGCTTTAATGAACAGCGTGGGTGAGGGGGTGCTGGTGGTAAACCACGATCGGCAGATACAATACTTCAACCCTTCAGCCGTCAAAATTACCGGCTGGGACGGCGGCTCGGCCCAGAACATCGATTACCGGCTGGTGCTAAGCCTGCATGACCAGGAAGGCAAAAAGGTAGAGGACAAAAACGATCCGTTTCTGCAATGCTGGCGAGAGAAGAAGAATATTGTACGCGACGAGCTAATAATGGAAACCAAGGGTGGTAAAAAAATTGCAGTATGGATCTCGCTTTCGCCGATTTACGACCAGCTTAAAAGAATTACCGGCGGCATTGCTCTCTTCCGCGATATCAGCGCCGAAAAGGAAGTAGAGCGCCAGCGCAACGAATTTATTTCTACCGCCTCGCATGAAATGCGCACCCCCGTAGCAGCCATAGAGGGCTACCTTTCGCTGGCTAATAATCCCAATGTGGCAACGGTAGACAAGCGGGCCAAGGAGTTTTTAGACAAAGCTTATTTGGCTACTAGGCACCTGGGCGAGCTGTTCCGCGACTTGCTATCTGTTACAAAGCTAGAAGACAGAGGTAGCATGGAGCACATTGAACCGCTCAATTTAACCCAGTTGGTAACCGAAGTCGTAGACGATATGCAGTTTAGCGCCAGAAGAAAGGCAGTCGATCTCTCGTTTGCGGCAGTTGGCGAAAGCGTCAGCGGCAAAAAGGCCGTACTGCCAGTATTTGTCGTAAGTGGCAGCCCGCAGCGCCTGCGCGAAGTGGTTATGAATTTAATAGAAAACGCCCTCAAGTTCGCACCCAAGGGCAAAGTAAAAGTAACGATTGGCGGTAATAGCGATGCCGTAACGGTCAGTGTCGCAGATACCGGCATCGGTATAGCACCAGAAGACATTCCGCATCTGTTCCAGAAATACTACCGCATAGATAATTCCGCCACCCGCACCATTGGCGGCACCGGCCTGGGTCTCTACCTCTGTCGCACTATTATAGAAATGCTAGGTGGGCATATTGGCATAGAAAGTAAATTGGGCGAAGGCACCACTATACGTTTCACCCTGCCCCGCATTAGCAG
The sequence above is a segment of the Candidatus Dormiibacterota bacterium genome. Coding sequences within it:
- a CDS encoding ATP-binding protein is translated as MQTQRLTILTTLQAAAGGITAISIAVLYQIRPQFLQDSPASVVIAGLGAAALIYYFSLHQLLKRKAQVLSAIIISLISALNILFITVTTGGIDSPYFSLWLLAIVVAGFFGSGATLLALGATLAYFGYDFALHNFNAEYIVGHLGPLLIILATGAIAEWLHMAMRGHALQKEHLGTLSGKLTEAELKSEALMNSVGEGVLVVNHDRQIQYFNPSAVKITGWDGGSAQNIDYRLVLSLHDQEGKKVEDKNDPFLQCWREKKNIVRDELIMETKGGKKIAVWISLSPIYDQLKRITGGIALFRDISAEKEVERQRNEFISTASHEMRTPVAAIEGYLSLANNPNVATVDKRAKEFLDKAYLATRHLGELFRDLLSVTKLEDRGSMEHIEPLNLTQLVTEVVDDMQFSARRKAVDLSFAAVGESVSGKKAVLPVFVVSGSPQRLREVVMNLIENALKFAPKGKVKVTIGGNSDAVTVSVADTGIGIAPEDIPHLFQKYYRIDNSATRTIGGTGLGLYLCRTIIEMLGGHIGIESKLGEGTTIRFTLPRISSSALPKSTRSIPAPAPAPKPTKAKVIDLAKK